A stretch of Henckelia pumila isolate YLH828 chromosome 4, ASM3356847v2, whole genome shotgun sequence DNA encodes these proteins:
- the LOC140859852 gene encoding uncharacterized protein has translation MPLRKPPLRVLHTLPLRPPPTTPLPPPSLFSSPPDTLLVDKAIAFLKRHDLFHLDPLTPQFTPQSASYLLIQSQNDSIVTLKFLDWARKFPFFIDDLQCHCLAIHILTRFKLYKKAQALAEEISVAFPDHETEDLVFSCLKDTYQACNSSSAVFDLMVKALSSLKLIDRAFNFISLAKCHGFMPSVLSYNSILEAIVRSSAHGHVELAGNVYRSMVESGISPNVFTYNILIRGECANKHIDKGLGLLEEMEKKGCLPNVVTYNTLMDAYCKIGNIDEAYRLLHLLWEKKLEPNVITYNVILNGLCRAGRMKETGMVFGDMRRKGLLPDEITYNTLVNGYCKEGNMHEALFLHAEMVRNGLSPNVVTYTSLINSVCKARNLHRAMEFHDQMRVRGISPNEKTYTTLIDGFSQQGFMDEAYRLLREMISRGFSPSVVTYNALINGHCVSGSIEDGLQLIQEMTVKGINPDVVSYSTIISGFCRNSDLDKAFQMKEEMIEKRILPDAITFSSLIQGLCGVRRLTEACELFQEMWKTGLLPDKCTYTTLINAFCYEDDIGSAIRLHDEMITKGFFPDVVTYSVLINGLNKEARSKEAKRLLLKLFYEQSVPYDLTYDFLIESCSNIEFQSGVALIKGFCMKGLMNEADRVFREMLQKNHKPSEAVYNVLIHGHCRHGNLQKAINLYREMVHKGLVPHVVSVISIIRELHKAGMNKELSEILQDLLRSCRITDGEPAKVMVEMNFKEGNMDAVFNILTDMAKKGLLPNAIRSS, from the coding sequence ATGCCCCTCCGTAAACCCCCACTGCGTGTCCTTCACACATTACCTCTCCGGCCGCCGCCGACAACACCACTGCCACCGCCTTCTCTTTTCTCCTCTCCGCCGGATACTCTCCTCGTCGATAAAGCCATAGCCTTTCTCAAAAGGCACGACCTGTTCCATCTCGACCCTTTAACTCCCCAATTTACTCCTCAGTCCGCCTCCTATTTATTAATCCAATCTCAGAACGACTCCATCGTGACCCTCAAATTTCTTGATTGGGCGCGTAAATTTCCCTTCTTCATCGATGACCTGCAATGTCATTGTCTCGCCATTCACATCCTTACCCGCTTCAAACTCTATAAGAAAGCTCAAGCCCTCGCGGAGGAGATTTCTGTGGCTTTCCCCGATCATGAGACGGAAGATTTAGTCTTTTCATGCCTGAAGGACACATACCAGGCTTGCAACTCGAGCTCCGCCGTGTTTGATTTGATGGTAAAAGCTCTTTCTAGTTTGAAACTGATCGATAGAGCTTTCAATTTTATAAGTCTAGCTAAATGTCACGGATTCATGCCTAGTGTATTGTCATATAACTCTATTCTAGAGGCAATAGTTCGTAGTTCAGCTCATGGACATGTAGAGTTAGCTGGGAATGTGTATCGTAGTATGGTGGAAAGTGGCATTTCTCCGAATGTTTTTACTTACAACATATTGATTAGAGGGGAATGTGCGAATAAACACATTGATAAAGGGTTAGGTTTACTTGAGGAGATGGAGAAGAAGGGTTGTTTGCCGAATGTGGTCACATATAATACATTGATGGATGCATACTGTAAAATAGGGAACATCGACGAGGCCTATAGATTATTACATTTGCTGTGGGAGAAAAAATTGGAGCCAAATGTTATTACGTATAATGTGATACTGAACGGGTTGTGTCGAGCAGGGAGAATGAAGGAGACTGGTATGGTTTTTGGAGACATGAGGAGGAAAGGCTTGCTTCCTGATGAAATTACTTATAATACCCTAGTAAATGGATATTGTAAGGAAGGAAATATGCATGAAGCTCTGTTTTTGCATGCGGAGATGGTGAGGAATGGGCTGTCTCCCAATGTGGTGACTTATACTTCTTTGATAAATAGTGTTTGTAAAGCGAGAAACTTGCATCGAGCCATGGAGTTTCATGATCAGATGAGGGTCAGGGGAATTAGCCCAAATGAGAAAACATATACGACTTTGATTGATGGTTTCTCTCAACAAGGCTTCATGGATGAAGCTTATAGACTTCTAAGGGAAATGATTAGTAGGGGCTTTTCACCTTCTGTTGTAACTTATAATGCATTGATCAATGGGCATTGTGTATCCGGTAGCATCGAAGATGGTTTGCAGTTGATCCAAGAAATGACGGTGAAAGGAATAAATCCGGATGTTGTAAGTTACAGTACCATCATATCTGGTTTTTGTCGAAATTCGGATTTGGACAAGGCATTTCAGATGAAAGAGGAGATGATCGAGAAGCGAATCTTACCAGATGCCATTACTTTTTCTTCTTTGATCCAAGGACTTTGTGGGGTCCGTAGATTAACCGAAGCTTGTGAATTATTTCAAGAAATGTGGAAAACTGGTCTGCTACCCGACAAATGTACATACACTACTCTTATAAATGCCTTTTGTTATGAAGATGATATTGGTAGTGCAATACGTCTCCATGATGAAATGATCACCAAGGGGTTTTTTCCTGATGTCGTTACCTACAGTGTGTTAATAAATGGGCTAAATAAAGAGGCTCGCAGCAAGGAAGCCAAGCGGCTTCTCTTGAAGTTGTTCTATGAGCAATCTGTTCCTTATGACTTGACTTATGATTTCTTGATTGAAAGTTGTAGTAATATTGAATTTCAAAGTGGGGTAGCTCTTATTAAAGGATTCTGTATGAAAGGTCTGATGAATGAAGCGGATCGAGTTTTTCGAGAAATGCTTCAGAAAAACCACAAGCCTAGTGAAGCAGTTTATAATGTTCTAATTCATGGTCATTGTAGACATGGGAACTTGCAGAAAGCAATCAATCTGTACAGGGAAATGGTTCACAAAGGACTCGTTCCCCATGTAGTCTCTGTTATTTCTATAATTAGAGAACTACACAAAGCAGGGATGAACAAGGAGCTGAGTGAAATACTACAAGATTTATTAAGAAGCTGTAGAATCACTGATGGTGAGCCGGCTAAAGTCATGGTCGAGATGAATTTCAAAGAAGGTAACATGGATGCCGTTTTTAATATCCTCACAGATATGGCTAAGAAGGGGCTTCTTCCAAATGCAATAAGAAGTTCTTGA